The Vigna angularis cultivar LongXiaoDou No.4 chromosome 9, ASM1680809v1, whole genome shotgun sequence DNA window aaatattatacctTTGGATATGGCAAGAAAAggaaaacattgaaaaaaatgtaatttaactGCCGTGGTTAGTATTAACCATTAATACTTATAAAACCTAAAAGTTAATGAACTAAGAAAATGGCATTCTAAAGGGCattttagagagagagagaaaaaaaagatattttcgTGGATGCGTTGTCTTATAAACAAGAATCACATGCGTTATGTCTTGTTTTCATAGTCAGCAACAGCAGGGAAAGTAACTGTACTGAGGAAAATGCCGTGCCTCAACGTCACCACCAACGTCTCCCTCGACGGGGTTGACACCTCTTCCATCCTCTCCGAAGCCACCGCCACGGTCGCCAGCATCATCGGCAAACCAGAGGCCGtacgttcttcttcttcttcttttcttattctattTTTGCCGGCTATTCGCAATCTGTGTACGAAACGGTGAAATCGAAATTAGGTTTAGAAATTGCGATGCTGATCTCTAATCGGAGTGTTTGTTGTGCGGATtatctatattatttattatatgtggTGCTTGAAtcgttaaaatattaaataataaatataatatagggagagataaatagataaataaatggATAGATTGACAACCTCACATATGCTGACAGACAAAATATTTACTGTATGTACTTATAATTTGCTGTGGACAATGTAAAACTATTTCAGAGTTACACTGACAATGCATGTTTTTAAGTAAAATCCTTagcattttattattttgatgatGAACTATCCCCATTTGttaatcttgatttctctttctgtccaaaatgcttatcttttattaattttcacaTGATGTAGTTTGGCTATGCCCGCtcatatgatttttatttttcttagttCTTGTGTCCATCTGAGGTTATACTATCCTTGAAAATTTGTCATATAGTCAAATATTTTACTGTTGGTTGTTCTGCTAATGTCGGCTATGTTTTTCGCTTTGCTATGAAACTTTCATGTTGTGTTTACTTGTTTAGACTGGTGAGGCCTTATTAAGTTAGTATTGTGCcctttgtttatttttgcagTATGTGATGATTGTACTGAAGGGATCAGTGCCCATATCTTTTGGTGGGAATGAGCAGCCAGCAGCTTATGGAGAATTGATTTCCATTGGTGGTATTAATCCTAGTACGAACAAGGAACTTAGTGCTGCAATTTCTTCAATTCTGGAAACCAAATTATCGGTGCCCAAGTCACGGTTTTACCTGAAATTCTATGACAGTAAGGCAAGTGTT harbors:
- the LOC108347027 gene encoding uncharacterized protein LOC108347027, with protein sequence MPCLNVTTNVSLDGVDTSSILSEATATVASIIGKPEAYVMIVLKGSVPISFGGNEQPAAYGELISIGGINPSTNKELSAAISSILETKLSVPKSRFYLKFYDSKGSNLGWNGSTF